One stretch of Oncorhynchus clarkii lewisi isolate Uvic-CL-2024 chromosome 1, UVic_Ocla_1.0, whole genome shotgun sequence DNA includes these proteins:
- the LOC139366976 gene encoding RNA 3'-terminal phosphate cyclase-like isoform X1 produces the protein MAAAMVEMDGSIMEGGGQILRVSAALSCINGASIRINKIRAGRGTPGLRPQHLSGLELVRDICCGNLEGGSVGSTEVTLTPGKIKAGNHTADPQTAGSVGLLLQVSLPCALYADGPSELCLKGGTNADMAPQIDYTIKVFKPIVEKFGVHFNCDLRMRGYYPKGGGEVVAKVSPVSELSPVNMTERGTISKIYGRSFVAGVLPYKLAKDMATTATRVIRREIKDLYINIQTLQEKDMACGSGNGIIIIAESSTGCIFAGSALGKKGVYPDKVGFEAAEMLLRNIRHNGCVDEFLQDQLILFMALANGISRIRTGPVTLHTKTAIHVAEQLTQAKFTVTKADDENASNDTYIIECQGVGVTNPHF, from the exons ATGGCCGCAGCAATGGTGGAAATGGACGGAAGTATAATGGAGGGT GGCGGGCAAATTTTGAGAGTATCTGCCGCACTGAGTTGCATCAACGGCGCTTCCATCAGAATAAACAAAATTCGCGCAGGTAGAGGTACACCAGGATTAAG ACCACAGCATCTGTCGGGGTTGGAGTTGGTGAGGGACATTTGTTGTGGAAATCTTGAGGGAGGCTCAGTGGGATCTACAGAAGTCACACTCACCCCTGGGAAAATAAAAGCTGGGAATCACACCGCAGACCCACAAACGGCAGG GAGTGTGGGGCTGCTGCTGCAGGTCTCTCTACCCTGTGCCCTGTATGCTGATGGCCCCTCTGAGCTCTGTCTGAAGGGGGGCACCAACGCGGATATGGCCCCGCAGATTGACTACACCATCAAG GTATTCAAGCCCATTGTGGAGAAGTTTGGTGTACATTTCAACTGTGACTTGAGAATGAG GGGCTACTACCCCAAAGGCGGAGGTGAGGTGGTGGCTAAGGTTAGCCCAGTGAGCGAGCTGAGCCCTGTCAACATGACCGAACGAGGAACCATCTCCAAGATCTATGGAAGGTCCTTTGTTGCTGGGGTTTTACCCTATAAG CTTGCCAAGGACATGGCCACGACTGCAACAAGAGTTATCAGGCGAGAGATAAAGGACCTTTACATCAACATTCAAACACTGCAGGAGAAGGACATGGCCTGTGGAAGCGGCAACGGCATCAT AATCATCGCAGAGTCTTCCACAGGCTGTATATTTGCAGGGTCAGCTCTTGGCAAGAAAG GTGTGTACCCAGACAAAGTGGGCTTTGAGGCTGCAGAGATGCTGCTCAGGAATATAAGGCACAACGGCTGTGTGGACGAGTTTCTGCAGGACCAG CTCATCCTTTTCATGGCCTTAGCAAACGGCATCTCCAGAATCCGCACTGGCCCAGTCACCCTACACACAAAGACTGCAATCCATGTGGCAGAACAGCTCACCCAG GCCAAGTTTACAGTGACCAAGGCAGATGACGAGAATGCCAGCAATGACACCTACATCATCGAGTGCCAAGGAGTGGGTGTCACCAACCCTCATTTCTAG
- the LOC139366976 gene encoding RNA 3'-terminal phosphate cyclase-like isoform X2 encodes MVEMDGSIMEGGGQILRVSAALSCINGASIRINKIRAGRGTPGLRPQHLSGLELVRDICCGNLEGGSVGSTEVTLTPGKIKAGNHTADPQTAGSVGLLLQVSLPCALYADGPSELCLKGGTNADMAPQIDYTIKVFKPIVEKFGVHFNCDLRMRGYYPKGGGEVVAKVSPVSELSPVNMTERGTISKIYGRSFVAGVLPYKLAKDMATTATRVIRREIKDLYINIQTLQEKDMACGSGNGIIIIAESSTGCIFAGSALGKKGVYPDKVGFEAAEMLLRNIRHNGCVDEFLQDQLILFMALANGISRIRTGPVTLHTKTAIHVAEQLTQAKFTVTKADDENASNDTYIIECQGVGVTNPHF; translated from the exons ATGGTGGAAATGGACGGAAGTATAATGGAGGGT GGCGGGCAAATTTTGAGAGTATCTGCCGCACTGAGTTGCATCAACGGCGCTTCCATCAGAATAAACAAAATTCGCGCAGGTAGAGGTACACCAGGATTAAG ACCACAGCATCTGTCGGGGTTGGAGTTGGTGAGGGACATTTGTTGTGGAAATCTTGAGGGAGGCTCAGTGGGATCTACAGAAGTCACACTCACCCCTGGGAAAATAAAAGCTGGGAATCACACCGCAGACCCACAAACGGCAGG GAGTGTGGGGCTGCTGCTGCAGGTCTCTCTACCCTGTGCCCTGTATGCTGATGGCCCCTCTGAGCTCTGTCTGAAGGGGGGCACCAACGCGGATATGGCCCCGCAGATTGACTACACCATCAAG GTATTCAAGCCCATTGTGGAGAAGTTTGGTGTACATTTCAACTGTGACTTGAGAATGAG GGGCTACTACCCCAAAGGCGGAGGTGAGGTGGTGGCTAAGGTTAGCCCAGTGAGCGAGCTGAGCCCTGTCAACATGACCGAACGAGGAACCATCTCCAAGATCTATGGAAGGTCCTTTGTTGCTGGGGTTTTACCCTATAAG CTTGCCAAGGACATGGCCACGACTGCAACAAGAGTTATCAGGCGAGAGATAAAGGACCTTTACATCAACATTCAAACACTGCAGGAGAAGGACATGGCCTGTGGAAGCGGCAACGGCATCAT AATCATCGCAGAGTCTTCCACAGGCTGTATATTTGCAGGGTCAGCTCTTGGCAAGAAAG GTGTGTACCCAGACAAAGTGGGCTTTGAGGCTGCAGAGATGCTGCTCAGGAATATAAGGCACAACGGCTGTGTGGACGAGTTTCTGCAGGACCAG CTCATCCTTTTCATGGCCTTAGCAAACGGCATCTCCAGAATCCGCACTGGCCCAGTCACCCTACACACAAAGACTGCAATCCATGTGGCAGAACAGCTCACCCAG GCCAAGTTTACAGTGACCAAGGCAGATGACGAGAATGCCAGCAATGACACCTACATCATCGAGTGCCAAGGAGTGGGTGTCACCAACCCTCATTTCTAG